The Flavobacterium sp. K5-23 genome segment TTTTAAAAGATACATAATTAGTATTGTAATTGCGGTACAGGTGTATAATGCAAGTTGCCAGAAATAAAGTTTACTTTTCCAAGAATCCAATATCTTTTCACCAAATTCTTTTTTGACATATCCATTAACACATTTATAATAAAGAAAATTAAGTATTATAAAGATTGTTATCGCTATTGTTAATATCCAAAATTTTTCCATTCATCGAATTTTAATGTTTATGCTTGTAAATTGTAGCCAACATCCTGATTCAAGATAATGTTGGGGAAATAGGAGTAGAGTATTTTCTGTTAAACGAATATATGAATAAAAAAGTTAATACCACTTTAACTCTAATCTTGCCAAACGGCTTTTACAAGCTGATGTACTCAGGCTTTCTATTTATTTCTTTAGCACCATATTTTTTAAATTGATACTACCACAATGAATATTTTGATCACTTGATTTACTGTCACTTTTTGATCCATCATTTTTTATTCTATAAAAAAGATTTTGTCCTTTTAAGCTTAGTCCTGTTCGTATAGTTCCGTGTGCTCCTTCGGTTAAGCATAGTGTTACAAAATAAAAACCATTCGATTCTTTTGGGTTAATGGTTCTTCTTAATGATGCAGATTTATGAATATTTTTATCTAAAAAAGAATTTAAATTTGTCAGTCCATAATTAAACAAAGGAAATTTTTTAAGCGTCATTGTGTCGGCAGGAATTAATACTTTATAGTATTTACCTGGTAAAGACGGAATTTCGTATGAATCTACAGGAACGTCCATCTTCAATTCTAGAGGACTATCTGTTAGATTGGTAATTTGAGTCCAAAATATGGCATAATTATATACTTCGCCATTAACATCAGTATATTTCATTCCACCTCTTGGGAAGCTGTTTTGTATTATTATGCTCTTACCCTTAGAATCGTTGTATTCATATTCGGTATGAACGTCTTTGTCATTGTAATTAGCCAATGTTTTTTTACTTTGGATATTGTTTACTGAACTTAAAGTTGCTGCGTCAACAGTATCTGGAGTCGATTTATTTGCTTGTCTACAGGAAAAAAGTCCTATAGCAGCCATAATTAATATTAGCGTTTGTGTTTTCATTCTGGTGTTTTTAAGATAGGGTACAATGTTCTCGCGCCTCTAGCCGGTATACAAGCTTTTAAAACGAGTATTTTGGCTAAACGAAAATACGATTAAAAACGGTAATTCCACCGCTAGCGCGAGCGTCTCGCTCGTGCACACAAAGAATAATAACATTAAAAATAGTCAATTTTAGCAATCGTAATCTTCTATTTTGTTTTTCGAGCTAAAATGAAACAAGAAAAGTATAGAAATAAATAAGTCAAAAAAGAGAGTTCTATCGAAATCTCTTTTATTTTTGCCAAATGTTAGAAATTCTTTACCAAGACGAATATATTATAGCAATTAATAAACCAAGTGGATTGCTAGTCCACAAATCATTTTACGCGCGCGATGCAAAAGTTTTTGCTATTCAAGAATTGCGAAATCAAATAGGAGGGCGACACGTTTATCCTATTCATCGGTTAGATCGAAAAACATCTGGTGTCTTGTTATTTGCGTTGAATAAAGATGTTTTAAAAATTATGAATGATCGTTTTGCCACACGCGAAGTGGAAAAAAAATACTTAGCAATTTTACGTGGTTGGTCACCTGAAGAACTAACGATTGATTATGATTTAACCAATGATGATGGTATTATACAAAATGCAATAACCTACTTTCATCGATTGCAAAGTACCGAAATTGAGTTAGAATTTAACAATCAACCAACGTCACGATATTGTTTGGTAGAAGCGATTCCTGAAACTGGACGTATGCATCAATTACGAAAACATTTCAAACATATTTTTCATCCCATTTTAGGAAGTCGTCCACATGGTTGTAACAAACAAAATAAATTATGGTTGGAGAATTTTGAAATGAAAGGAATGATGCTTCATGCACATCAGTTAATTTTTAATCATCCAATAACAAATGAACAACTTATCTTGAATGCAAAGATTAATGAAGAGTTTAGCAGAGTAAGTACTATTCTTAATCTAGATATGAATAAGTACGAATAGAATAATAATTTGCAAATTAATGCTTTAAATTAGTGTTGTATTTGGAAATAACAGTTTGCAGTATAAAGAGGAGCAGAGTTGATATTTCAGAATTTTGATCAATTCTTGAGACATTTATTAAAAAATCAGGAGACTTTTATATCGTTTGGTATTTTTAAGAATATTTAAATTAAAAGCTCAAACAATGTCTTGTGACTTTGCGGAGCGGAGATAGAATTAAATTGATTTAGATTGTATGCACAATAGGGACGCTCGCGCAATCTGGAGTTCTTATTTCATCAGGTAGACTGTCTTAAATTGTTCGCACACAATTACCATATTTTCGTCAAATTCCTCA includes the following:
- a CDS encoding pseudouridine synthase yields the protein MLEILYQDEYIIAINKPSGLLVHKSFYARDAKVFAIQELRNQIGGRHVYPIHRLDRKTSGVLLFALNKDVLKIMNDRFATREVEKKYLAILRGWSPEELTIDYDLTNDDGIIQNAITYFHRLQSTEIELEFNNQPTSRYCLVEAIPETGRMHQLRKHFKHIFHPILGSRPHGCNKQNKLWLENFEMKGMMLHAHQLIFNHPITNEQLILNAKINEEFSRVSTILNLDMNKYE